The genome window GCCGTCGATCTACGACGTGCTGGTGGAGGGCAAGCCGCTGGCGGACGTGGTGCAGCCGGTCGTGGAGGTGGAGGGCCTGTTCTGCGTGCCGGCCACCATCGACCTGGCCGGTGCGGAGATCGAGCTGGTCTCGCTGGTGGCCCGGGAGAGCCGGCTGCAGCGGGCGATCGCGGCGTACGAGCAGCCGCTGGACTACATCCTGATCGACTGTCCGCCCTCGCTGGGTCTGCTGACGGTCAACGCCCTGGTGGCCGGTCAGGAAGTGATGATCCCGATCCAGTGCGAGTACTACGCGCTGGAGGGGCTGGGGCAGCTGCTGCGCAACGTGGAACTGGTGCGGGCGCACCTCAACCCGGCGCTGCACGTCTCGACCATCCTGCTCACCATGTACGACGCCCGGACCAGGCTGGCCGCCCAGGTGGCGGAGGAGGTGCGCAACCACTTCTCCACCGAGGTGCTGCGGACCGCGATCCCGCGCTCGGTGCGGATCTCCGAAGCCCCGAGCTACGGGCAGACGGTACTGACCTACGACCCCGGATCCACCGGTGCGCTCTCCTACCTGGAGGCGGCCCGGGAGCTGGCGCTGCGGGCGGTCGGGCTGGACACCGCACCGCCGACCGCGGTGGAGCAGGCGGCGGCCGAGGCGCTGGGCGCCGTGGGGCGGCACACGATCGGCGCCCAGGCGGGGCCGTTGGCAGAGCAGAGCACGATGGAGGGCAATCGGTGAGTGGTCGCAGGGGTCTGGGCAAGGGGCTCGGGGCGCTGATCCCGCCGGCCGCCGGATCGGCGGGACGGGCGGGTGCGGTCGCGCCGGCTCCGGCGCGGCCGGCCGGCGGAGCGGTGGGACTGGCCGCCGTCGGCACCGTCTCCCCCAGCGCGGTGCCGCTGCTGCCCCCGCCCGGCCGTGGCACGGTGGCGGAGAAGGCGGTGGAGCAGGCGGCGGCGGAGCTCGCTCCGGTGGCCGGGGCGCGGTTCGCCGAGCTTCCGCTGGACTCGATCACGCCGAACCCGCGGCAGCCGCGTGAGGTCTTCGACCAGGACAAGCTCGCCGAGCTGGTCGCCTCCATCAAGGAGGTGGGCCTGCTCCAGCCGGTGGTGGTCCGTCAGGTTGCCGCCGAGCGCTACGAGCTGATCATGGGTGAGCGCCGCTGGCGGGCCTCCCAGGAGGCCGGGCTGGAGCGGATCCCGGCGATCGTCCGGGCCACCGAGGACGACAAGCTGCTGCTGGACGCGCTGCTGGAGAACCTCCACCGGGCGGAGCTCAACCCGCTGGAGGAGGCGGCCGCCTACGACCAGCTGCTGAAGGACTTCGGCTGCACCCAGCACGCCCTGGCCGACCGGATCGGGCGCTCCCGGGAGCACGTCACCAACACGCTGCGGCTGCTGAAGTTGTCGGCGGCGGTGCAGCGGCGGGTGGCCGCCGGGGTGCTGACTGCTGGTCACGCCCGGGCGCTGCTGCGAGTGGTGGACCCCGAGCAGCAGGACGCGCTGGCCGTGCGGATCGTCGCCGAGGGCCTCTCGGTGCGGACCACCGAGGAGCTCGCCTCGCTGATGAGCGAGTCGGCGGAGCAGCCGAAGAAGTCCGCCGCGCCGAAGGCCGGCAAGCTGCTCTCGCCGGCCTTCAACGACCTGGCGGGCCGACTCTCCGACCGCTTCGACACCCGGGTCAAGGTCGAGGTCTCGCAGCGCAACGGCAAGCTGGGCAAGGGCAAGGTGGTGCTGGAGTTCGCCTCGGTGGAGGACTTGAACCGGATCCTGGACAGCCTCGCGCCGGGTGAGGACGGGTTGCGCCTGAACGGCTGAGCGAGGCCGGCGAACCAGCTGTGGGTGCATGTTTCACGTGAAACATGCACCCACAGTCGTTGGAGGTGTTGGCGGACCGGAGCGGATTGGTCCGGGCCGCCAGGGGGAGGAACCGAACGAGGAGGTGTGCTGGATGGGTCGCAGGATCGTCCCGCTGACGCTGGACAATCTCGCGGACCTGCCCGGGCCCTGCCGCTCCTGCGTGTTCTGGGAGCTGGACCCGGTGAGCGGGCGGGCGGCGGTGGAGGCGGGCAAGTCGGAGGCGGAGAAGGAGGGGTGGATCTCCGCGGTGCTGCTGGAGTGGGGGTCCTGCGGGCGGATCGCCTACGTGGACGAGCAACCGGCCGGGTTCGTGCTGTACGCCCCGCCGGCCTACGTGCCGCGCTCGCAGTCCTTCCCGACCAGCCCGGTCTCGCCCGATGCGGTTCAGCTGATGATCAGCCGGGTGCTGCCGCCGTTCCAGGGACAGGGGCTGGGCCGGGTGCTGGTGCAGGCGACCGCGAAGGACCTGCTGCGGCGGGAGGTCCGGGCGATCGAGGCGATCGGGGTGACCGGAGCGAGTGGCAAGGAGCGGCCGAGCTGCCTGCTGCCGGCCGAGCACCTGCTGGCGGTGGGTTTCAAGACGGTGCGACCGCACCACCGCTACCCCAGGCTGCGCCTGGAGGCCAGGAACACGCTCTCCTGGCGCCGGCCGGCCGCGCTGGAGCGGCTGCTCGGCGGCGCGCCCAAGGAGCCCGCGCTGCGGCCGTTCTGAGCCGCCGTCACCCGGGGACGACGAAGGGGCGGGCCGAACGGCCCGCCCCTTCGTCGTCCCCGCACTGGGACTAGATGATGCCTTCGAGGTCGCGGAGCAGCGCGGCCTTCGGCTTGGCGCCGACGATGCTCTTGACCAGCTCGCCCTTGACGTAGACGTTCAGGGTCGGGATGGACACCACGCCGTACTGGGCGGCGGTGGCCGGGTTGGCGTCGACGTCGACCTTGGCGACGGTCAGCTTGTCCTTGTGCTCATCGGCGATGGCCTCCAGGACCGGGGCCACCTGGCGGCACGGGCCGCACCAGGTCGCCCAGAAGTCCACGAGGACGGGCTTCTCGCTCTTCAGGACGTCGGCGTCGAAGCTCGCGTCAGTCACGGTGATGGTGGCGCCGGCCACGGGATCTCCTAGGGTTCGTTGTTCGGCTGCTGCAGTGGTGTTCAACGCCGGCGGGCGCCGCGTTGTTTCCGCCCGCCGGTGGTTCCGAGGGATCAGACCGCGACGGCGGCCGGCTCCTGCTCGTC of Kitasatospora viridis contains these proteins:
- a CDS encoding ParA family protein → MQESDTIDQIDDTPIARAAQAAVQALGRAGEGLPRPPATRVIVVANQKGGVGKTTSTVNMAASLAMHGLRVLVIDLDPQGNASTALGIDHHAEVPSIYDVLVEGKPLADVVQPVVEVEGLFCVPATIDLAGAEIELVSLVARESRLQRAIAAYEQPLDYILIDCPPSLGLLTVNALVAGQEVMIPIQCEYYALEGLGQLLRNVELVRAHLNPALHVSTILLTMYDARTRLAAQVAEEVRNHFSTEVLRTAIPRSVRISEAPSYGQTVLTYDPGSTGALSYLEAARELALRAVGLDTAPPTAVEQAAAEALGAVGRHTIGAQAGPLAEQSTMEGNR
- a CDS encoding ParB/RepB/Spo0J family partition protein: MSGRRGLGKGLGALIPPAAGSAGRAGAVAPAPARPAGGAVGLAAVGTVSPSAVPLLPPPGRGTVAEKAVEQAAAELAPVAGARFAELPLDSITPNPRQPREVFDQDKLAELVASIKEVGLLQPVVVRQVAAERYELIMGERRWRASQEAGLERIPAIVRATEDDKLLLDALLENLHRAELNPLEEAAAYDQLLKDFGCTQHALADRIGRSREHVTNTLRLLKLSAAVQRRVAAGVLTAGHARALLRVVDPEQQDALAVRIVAEGLSVRTTEELASLMSESAEQPKKSAAPKAGKLLSPAFNDLAGRLSDRFDTRVKVEVSQRNGKLGKGKVVLEFASVEDLNRILDSLAPGEDGLRLNG
- a CDS encoding GNAT family N-acetyltransferase, with protein sequence MGRRIVPLTLDNLADLPGPCRSCVFWELDPVSGRAAVEAGKSEAEKEGWISAVLLEWGSCGRIAYVDEQPAGFVLYAPPAYVPRSQSFPTSPVSPDAVQLMISRVLPPFQGQGLGRVLVQATAKDLLRREVRAIEAIGVTGASGKERPSCLLPAEHLLAVGFKTVRPHHRYPRLRLEARNTLSWRRPAALERLLGGAPKEPALRPF
- the trxA gene encoding thioredoxin; translated protein: MAGATITVTDASFDADVLKSEKPVLVDFWATWCGPCRQVAPVLEAIADEHKDKLTVAKVDVDANPATAAQYGVVSIPTLNVYVKGELVKSIVGAKPKAALLRDLEGII